Part of the Paroedura picta isolate Pp20150507F chromosome 3, Ppicta_v3.0, whole genome shotgun sequence genome is shown below.
ggctccatccctaaatccccaggaatttctcaaaagTAAGCTGGCCAATCGAGGGACAAGAGGAGGCAACCAGCGTAGCCCAGACTGACCTGCTGTAACTGGGACACTGTAAGGGCGGTTCCCAAGAGGGGCTTCCTCAAGGGACATCGATGCGGGCAGGATGGGTGAAGCACTCGAGCGTCAATGCAAGGATCGGGTCTGGCGGTGGCAGTGGTGCCGGGCGTAGCCGCTGGGCCTTCCAGGGTttggccagcagggggtgctgtCCTCTTGTGAGAGCTGTAGGATGAAGGAGAGAATCCGTTATCAACACGCAAAGGTTGAAGTtgtccagcagagggcagcacTCACCACTCTGCAAAATCCCGTTTCCGCACGGCGTCACAGCCCGTTTGCCAGCTAAGGTTTGGCTTTGTGTGAAGCTGTCTAGCTGGAGAAGTTTTTTTCACAAAAGGGATCATGCACAGAGAGCATTTCCTCGCCGGCTGAACAGGCCCCGACAAGCCTCTGGCATCGTGAAGTTTTGCTGGTCGTTTCTTTTTCTGAAGGGCAGCCTTCTCTGCAAAcccggtttaaggattcacgggggcACCAGAACCAATTTACGGATTTGCAGGCCTTAGCAGCATGCAACTGGCAGAATGGCAATGCCCCAATACCTAAGGGGGCTCCATATCTATGTGTCTTGTGGTCTGCACACATCGTCCATGTgttttgcacatgctcagttactaacagcATGCTTAGCAAACCCTTTTCGGCTCTCGTGGTCTGCAAGCAGCCTAGGTCTGCAGGACCCCTACTTACACCACTGTAGGCCTGTAGGGCATTGCTGACCGCATGACTTTAGACTCCTTCCGTCCTGAGGTTCGGTCGGGGCTTCGCACATCAGCACCGAGTTTGCGTTTGATGGAGTAGACCGGAAACCGATGGGCTGGGAGGCGGCGGAATTTCTGCTCATTCTCGAAAGAAGGCTGACCTGGAGAGCGAGGAGACAATGGGGTTCCTTAGCGGTTGGCCGTGTTGAGAATGAAATACATGGATGCAGCATACCCCGCGCAAACATATTGATCCGGCATATTCCTTTCTACAGCAGCAGATACCACGACCCTGCTGTTATTACAAAAGCACCTTCCTGCACCTTCTCATTGTACTACAAACCTATTCTGCTTATAAACATCCCCCCTGCGTTGTACGTGCTGCAGAAAGGTGAGAACTTTCCAGGCCTCCTAGAGACAAACCGCCCCACTCAGAATTTTAATTTCTAGAGAGCTCGGAGAGGAACATGAACACTGAAGAATGGAAAAATGAACGTTTTAATGAAAAAtcataagaacaaaagagaaacCCCACAACGGtttggtggggctgaaagagctctgacattactgctctgggagaacagctctaacacgactgtgactggcccaaggtcacccagctggctgcctgtggaggagcgagggaatcaaacccggctctccagatcagaagccgccgctcttaaccactgtcccGTGCAGGCTCCCTCTCTTGCTTGCTGAGGGCGGTGGGGCAGTTCTGAGCATGCAGCGTGGCCCTGAGGACACACTCTGTACTGATTGCTTCTCATTTCCCTGCCACGCTGGAGTGGGTGGAATAATAGCATTGACTCACGGTTCCAGTTCTAACACGTCCGGCGTGCGACGTGGCTAAGAGGCACGCATCCGGACCTGCTGGAGTGCCTTTCCTTGTGGGATTAGCCGGTGGGTACTGAACTCTGTCACAGATTCGTGCCAACTATAACTAACTGGCTGCTTGCAGAGTCAGACTTGTCcgctgtttctctttctctctctcttgttttgtaGCGTGGCCAGCTTCCAAAcggtgtagtgtagtgtagtagaAGGGAAAAAAGCCTCAAGCTGGCcatggcgaagtgatttaatgttcaaaactgtatcacaatgttcaaaataattttaaaacggATTCCCAGGCATAGTCCGTTTTCGATTATCTTCATCGGTTTGAGATTGAACTATATAACCGagacattataagagactaaCTTATTTCCAACAATAAAAAAATactattagagaagattgagttattacaatattgagaattcactgatgaagatgatcgaaaacggactatacttgggaatccgttttgaaattgttttgaacattgtgatacagttttgaacattaaatcacttcgacATGGCCAGCTTGAGGCATTTTTAAAGTCTGTTTTCGATCATCTTCttcagtgaattctcaatattgtaataactcaatcttctctaatagtGTTCTTTTTATTGTTGGAAATACGTTAGTCTCTTATAATGCCTTGGTTATATAGTTCAATCTCAAACTGATGAAGATAATAAAAAACGGACTATGCTTGGGAATCCGTTTTGCAATTATTTTGAACATCGCGATAcagttttgaacattaaatcactttccCATCACTGGCCTGagactttttttcttctgctttatttCGGTTGATGGGTCTTCACCTGTCGCTTCCGAATGGTAGCTaaagatcttctgggattatcACTGATCTcgagacaacagagatcagttcccctggagaaaatagctgctttggaaggtgcttTCTACAGCATTCTGCCCCATTGACGTCCCGCCCCTCCTCAGATCCCACTCacctcaagctccaccctcccaaatctccaggtagttcctaATCCAAAGATGGCAACCCGAGTCTTTCggtaccttcaagaccaacatcTTGTTCtcacccgccctgagccaaccgggaagggcggACCATGAAAATAAGGTCATTATGATTGTTATTGTGGCAGAGGTGCTCGTGGATCAGGGTCTGTTTCCCCACATGCAGGATACCAGCTAAGGATAACATTGGCAGTCCCCAGGTGGGCtgggggtctcctggaattacaactgggctAGTAGCCCTctgtccccatggctagtagccagtgcTAGACCACTCTTCCAGGCATCTCTctcatccccctttaaagctgtttattccggTGGCCATCACTGTGTCCTCTGGCAGCCAGATTCATGTATTAATCACTGTGTGTGTGAAGCCATAAAGGAGGcgcagggaattgaacctgcttctccagataagagattgctgctcttaacccctccaGCACACtggctccagaagaagaagaaggagaaggagaaggaggaggaggaggaggaggaggaggaggagaaggagaaggaagagaagaagaaggagaaggagaagtaggagaaggagaaggagaagaagtaggaggaggaggaggagaaaaagaagagttggtttttataccccgctattcattacccaaaggagtctccaagcagcttacaattgccttcccttcctccccctctgcaacaaacacccCGGCAGgtcggtggggccgagagagctctgagagaactgttctgagagaacagctctaacagaactatgacGAGCTCAAGGTGTCCcacctggct
Proteins encoded:
- the LOC143833518 gene encoding uncharacterized protein LOC143833518 — its product is MALADFHYTTGISSGFKVYILEGQPSFENEQKFRRLPAHRFPVYSIKRKLGADVRSPDRTSGRKESKVMRSAMPYRPTVVSHKRTAPPAGQTLEGPAATPGTTATARPDPCIDARVLHPSCPHRCPLRKPLLGTALTVSQLQQMRPSVITCAPRRSCLETPAGTSHPQVSPTKESNEEGPSPSHSQKFRAWSPGSAGPLARLSGQASLQQSSPETEDHHPYPGN